One window of the Labilibaculum sp. genome contains the following:
- a CDS encoding IS110 family transposase, with translation MARKKKIEMEIINTNAAGIDIGSRSHFVAVGQSLEDVKEFGVYAEDLIELCEWLLSYGITSVAMESTGDYWQNLYVELQKHGLEVILCNGKFTKNAKGKKTDVKDSRWIQKLHSLGLLTSSFLPDEMTEILRTYCRQRTNWLDLAASASRKMQKYLKFLNFRLDVVVNDICGLTGMKIIEDICNGNLDPYSLAEHRHYNCRKPKEEIAKALHGNNREDFLFGLKQEYESYKFFQRKIKACDIEIEKLVRKEIKKNPEKLKLKTTEKPYKRINKNAIDIKNFNQVAYQYFGGVDLMAIEGVSHATVMAIMSEIGIDGFKKFKTSKEFCSWLRLAPNNKISGGKILSNRIPKGSNRLKIALRHSANAIGNLKDTHMSDFFKRIAYRKGRQSAVSATARKLAVIIWTMITQKVPYQPPTDYLFLDQKRKLKLVSRIKKNIIKFDIKPEDVGFCNLPNLSAEF, from the coding sequence ATGGCAAGGAAAAAGAAAATTGAAATGGAGATTATCAATACCAATGCAGCAGGTATTGATATTGGCAGTAGATCACATTTTGTAGCAGTAGGTCAATCCTTGGAAGATGTAAAAGAATTTGGGGTATATGCAGAAGATTTGATTGAATTATGCGAATGGCTGTTATCTTATGGAATCACTTCTGTAGCTATGGAATCAACAGGAGATTACTGGCAAAACTTATATGTCGAGTTACAAAAGCATGGTTTAGAAGTGATTTTGTGTAATGGAAAATTTACAAAAAATGCAAAAGGGAAAAAGACAGATGTCAAAGATAGTCGCTGGATTCAAAAGCTTCATTCTTTAGGCTTATTGACTAGCAGCTTTTTGCCGGATGAGATGACAGAGATATTACGTACATATTGTCGACAGCGAACTAATTGGTTAGACTTAGCTGCAAGTGCATCGCGGAAAATGCAGAAGTATTTGAAATTTTTAAACTTTCGATTAGATGTAGTAGTAAATGATATTTGTGGGCTTACAGGAATGAAAATAATAGAAGACATCTGTAATGGAAATCTTGATCCATATTCATTAGCAGAGCATCGGCATTATAATTGTAGAAAACCCAAAGAAGAAATAGCCAAAGCATTACACGGAAATAACAGAGAAGATTTCTTATTTGGGTTGAAACAAGAATATGAAAGCTATAAATTCTTTCAACGAAAAATAAAGGCTTGTGATATAGAAATTGAGAAGCTTGTACGGAAAGAAATAAAGAAAAATCCTGAAAAGCTAAAGCTTAAAACAACAGAGAAGCCTTATAAAAGAATCAATAAAAATGCTATTGATATCAAAAATTTCAACCAAGTAGCTTATCAATACTTCGGAGGAGTTGATTTAATGGCAATCGAAGGTGTTAGTCATGCAACAGTAATGGCAATAATGAGTGAAATAGGAATTGATGGATTTAAGAAATTTAAGACATCAAAAGAATTCTGCTCATGGTTGCGATTAGCTCCCAATAATAAAATATCAGGTGGTAAAATATTGAGTAATCGAATACCCAAAGGGAGTAATAGATTAAAGATTGCTCTACGCCATTCAGCCAATGCTATTGGCAATTTAAAAGATACGCATATGTCTGACTTTTTTAAACGGATTGCCTATCGAAAAGGTCGGCAGTCAGCAGTAAGTGCGACAGCAAGAAAGTTGGCAGTAATAATATGGACAATGATTACTCAAAAGGTGCCCTATCAACCACCCACAGATTATCTGTTTTTAGACCAAAAGAGAAAATTAAAGCTTGTTTCAAGAATAAAGAAAAATATTATTAAATTTGACATAAAACCAGAAGACGTTGGGTTTTGCAACTTGCCTAATTTGAGTGCAGAATTTTGA
- a CDS encoding DUF5655 domain-containing protein encodes MANYKINNGNLELIKENPFKLEKDLQTLTEENLKLVFGLDFVKSEFALNNFRIDTLAFDPDASSFVIIEYKRDKNFSVIDQGYAYLSLMLNNKADFILEYNECGKEVLKRNDVDWSQSRVIFVSPSFTTYQREAINFKDLPIELWEIKRYDNQTVNYSQIQTSGAQESVKTISRDDDVVETVNKEIKVYTEKEHLEIASPEILELYDTFKSAISNLDGIELKPTKKYLAFVSGSNIADIHIQKKALKMWINMFKGELDDPKELARDVSNVGHWGNGDYELQIRDDENLEYIMSLIKQSYKKNKK; translated from the coding sequence ATGGCAAACTACAAGATAAATAATGGAAATTTAGAGTTGATTAAGGAAAATCCTTTTAAGCTGGAAAAGGATTTACAAACATTGACTGAAGAGAATTTAAAATTGGTGTTCGGACTTGATTTTGTAAAGTCTGAATTTGCGTTAAATAATTTTCGAATAGACACATTGGCATTTGACCCAGATGCAAGTTCATTTGTGATTATTGAGTACAAACGTGACAAGAACTTTAGTGTAATCGACCAAGGATATGCATATCTATCATTAATGCTCAACAATAAAGCAGACTTTATACTTGAATATAATGAGTGTGGAAAGGAAGTGCTAAAAAGAAACGATGTTGATTGGTCTCAATCAAGAGTAATATTTGTCTCTCCATCATTTACGACTTATCAACGTGAAGCCATAAACTTTAAAGACTTGCCGATTGAATTATGGGAAATAAAACGGTATGATAACCAAACTGTTAATTACAGTCAGATTCAGACGAGCGGAGCGCAAGAGAGTGTGAAAACAATTTCCCGTGATGACGATGTAGTTGAGACAGTAAACAAAGAGATTAAAGTTTATACAGAGAAAGAGCATTTGGAAATTGCATCTCCCGAGATTTTAGAGCTTTATGATACTTTTAAATCAGCGATTTCAAACCTTGACGGAATTGAACTAAAACCAACGAAAAAATATTTGGCTTTTGTGAGTGGCTCCAACATTGCCGACATTCATATACAGAAGAAAGCTCTGAAAATGTGGATTAATATGTTTAAAGGAGAACTTGACGACCCAAAAGAATTAGCGAGAGATGTTTCAAACGTTGGACATTGGGGAAATGGAGATTATGAATTGCAGATTCGTGATGATGAAAATTTAGAGTATATAATGTCATTGATTAAACAGTCATATAAGAAAAACAAGAAATAA
- a CDS encoding transposase: MRFIQGQDRTQTHLFPISLDQSIAKDNEVRLIDLFVDSLDLNDFGFKVDFDENGRPAYRPSDLLKLYIYGYLNRTRSSRGLEKECTRNIEVMWLLRCLSPDHNTISNFRRDNPKAIKKVFRQTVQLAKHFNLIGGKLLAGDSTKLRAQNSKKNNFNQKKIDRHLAYIENKLSEYEKALAESDGDKKKIIEEEIDKKKHGKG, encoded by the coding sequence ATGAGATTTATACAAGGACAAGACAGAACACAAACTCATCTTTTTCCCATCTCACTGGATCAGTCAATTGCTAAAGACAATGAAGTTCGCTTGATCGACCTGTTTGTTGACAGCCTTGATTTGAATGACTTTGGTTTTAAAGTTGATTTTGATGAAAACGGACGACCGGCTTACCGTCCATCGGATTTACTCAAACTCTACATTTATGGGTATCTGAACAGAACCCGCTCCTCCCGGGGTTTAGAGAAAGAGTGTACGAGAAACATAGAAGTTATGTGGTTGCTCAGGTGCTTAAGCCCTGACCACAATACCATCTCCAACTTTAGACGGGACAATCCCAAAGCAATAAAAAAAGTATTCCGGCAAACCGTTCAACTGGCCAAACACTTTAATTTGATTGGAGGAAAATTGCTGGCCGGTGACAGCACCAAACTCAGGGCACAAAACAGCAAGAAAAACAACTTCAATCAAAAAAAGATTGACCGTCATTTAGCTTATATTGAGAACAAGCTTTCGGAGTATGAAAAGGCATTGGCAGAAAGTGACGGCGATAAAAAAAAGATCATCGAAGAAGAAATTGACAAAAAAAAGCATGGCAAGGGCTAG
- a CDS encoding TIR domain-containing protein, with protein sequence MARRVFFSFHYQDVIDFRANVVRNHKLTKDDNAGYFDASIWEDAKKTSDLALKRLINSELKNTSVTCVLIGSDTFKRRWVDYEIMKSLEKGNFLLGIHINGIKGKDGNTKSKGNNPFYYLGYSFDNTGKKLSLHNYIQGEWTKYTDLEGWTVNEVEESKRNKIYRLSTIYPVYDWIDDDGYNNFATWVG encoded by the coding sequence ATGGCAAGAAGAGTATTTTTTAGCTTTCATTATCAAGATGTAATTGATTTTAGAGCAAATGTTGTGAGAAATCACAAACTGACAAAGGATGACAATGCTGGATATTTTGATGCTTCAATTTGGGAAGATGCAAAGAAAACTAGTGATTTAGCACTAAAAAGATTAATCAATAGTGAGCTTAAAAACACTTCGGTAACGTGTGTTTTAATTGGTTCAGACACTTTTAAACGAAGGTGGGTTGATTATGAAATTATGAAAAGTCTTGAGAAAGGCAATTTTCTATTAGGTATCCATATTAATGGTATAAAAGGGAAAGATGGTAATACTAAGTCAAAAGGAAATAATCCGTTCTACTATTTAGGATATTCATTTGACAATACTGGAAAAAAATTGAGCCTTCATAATTATATTCAAGGTGAATGGACAAAATATACTGACTTGGAAGGCTGGACTGTTAATGAAGTAGAAGAATCAAAAAGAAATAAGATATATAGATTATCAACTATCTATCCAGTTTACGATTGGATAGATGATGATGGATACAACAATTTTGCCACGTGGGTTGGATAA
- a CDS encoding SIR2 family protein — protein sequence MNEKVILVGNGINRINNSFSWSDLIDNLISFIGAEGQINKDNKPFPLLYEEIVIEAMKNRGIEEKEVKKFIATETSKLHQNSIHEELAKSNASNILTANYDFTLENAIKKSAETSDKGKIKQTTYSLFRHTENDNKKIWHIHGDSRISTSIMLGYEQYSGYLQKLREYVLGGKLYKSYSTDSIKAKFENNSFEYDSWIEFFFTHDIHIIGLTLDFVEMHLWWLLTYRARRKHKSFPINNKIFFYYNSESHKEIKHRLELLKSCDVVPFSINTKKDYEKFYLNAIKKIAP from the coding sequence ATGAATGAGAAAGTAATTTTAGTCGGAAACGGAATAAACAGAATTAATAATAGCTTTTCATGGAGTGATTTAATTGATAACCTTATTTCATTTATTGGCGCCGAAGGACAAATAAATAAGGACAATAAACCATTTCCTCTGCTTTATGAAGAAATTGTCATTGAAGCAATGAAAAATAGGGGGATTGAAGAAAAAGAAGTAAAAAAATTCATTGCAACAGAGACGAGCAAATTGCACCAAAATAGCATCCATGAAGAACTTGCTAAATCTAACGCAAGTAACATTTTGACTGCGAATTACGATTTCACTTTGGAAAATGCAATAAAAAAATCAGCAGAAACATCCGACAAGGGTAAAATTAAACAGACCACATACAGTTTATTTAGACACACTGAGAATGACAATAAAAAGATTTGGCATATTCATGGAGACTCAAGAATATCAACTTCCATAATGCTAGGATATGAACAATATAGTGGATATTTACAAAAATTGAGAGAATATGTGCTTGGGGGTAAATTGTACAAATCATACAGTACAGACTCAATAAAAGCAAAATTTGAGAATAATTCTTTTGAATACGACAGTTGGATTGAGTTCTTCTTTACTCACGATATCCATATTATTGGGTTAACCCTTGACTTTGTAGAAATGCACCTTTGGTGGTTGTTAACTTATCGCGCAAGAAGAAAACACAAAAGCTTTCCAATTAATAATAAAATTTTCTTCTATTACAATTCGGAAAGTCATAAGGAAATTAAACACAGACTGGAACTACTAAAAAGTTGTGATGTAGTTCCTTTTAGTATAAATACAAAAAAAGATTACGAGAAATTTTATTTAAATGCGATAAAAAAAATCGCCCCATAA
- a CDS encoding SIR2 family protein, producing the protein MKFNNEIEAFIKDYVNDLAENNAAIFAGAGMSKAAGYVNWSELLEDIAKELGLEIDKEYDLISLAQYHVNEKGGNKAKLNRKILEEFIDENDITENHRILARLPISTFWTTNYDVLIENSLKEANKIIDVKHNVKQLTNTRPKRDVVVYKMHGDVSMPNDAILTKEQYEAYYKTHEQFIAALSGDLTTKTFLFIGFSFTDPNLDYVLSRLNIKLSQDKRQHYCFIKKFKLGDWGAESQADFEYKSRKQMLMINDLKRYGIQALIIEDFTEITEILKEVENRFRKRTVFISGSAEDYGRLNRLEAQTFIHNLSKEIISSGFRIVNGFGWGVGSAVINGALDAIYERPDKYSEDQLIIKPFPQFKTGNKDLPVLWEEYRQRMIKFAGIAIFIFGNKLDESKNIINANGVKREFEIAIERGLIPIPIASTGFMSEEIFNTVMATPQEFYPNHEWLIPIVNEFAKSDMTIPDIIKTVISIIQKINK; encoded by the coding sequence ATGAAATTTAATAATGAAATAGAGGCTTTTATAAAGGACTATGTAAATGACCTTGCAGAAAATAATGCTGCTATTTTTGCTGGTGCAGGTATGTCAAAAGCTGCTGGCTATGTTAATTGGTCAGAACTTCTTGAAGACATAGCTAAGGAACTTGGGTTAGAAATTGATAAAGAATATGATTTAATTTCTTTGGCTCAATACCATGTAAATGAAAAAGGAGGCAATAAAGCAAAATTGAATCGAAAAATTCTAGAAGAGTTTATTGACGAAAATGATATTACAGAAAATCATAGAATTCTTGCTAGGCTTCCAATATCAACATTTTGGACAACAAATTATGATGTTTTAATCGAAAATTCACTAAAAGAAGCAAACAAAATTATTGATGTTAAACACAACGTAAAACAGTTAACCAATACAAGACCTAAAAGGGATGTTGTTGTTTATAAAATGCATGGAGATGTTTCAATGCCAAATGATGCTATTTTAACTAAAGAACAATATGAAGCTTATTATAAAACTCATGAACAATTTATTGCTGCACTTTCGGGAGATTTGACGACAAAAACATTTTTGTTTATTGGTTTTAGTTTTACTGACCCAAACTTAGATTATGTTTTGAGTCGTCTAAATATTAAGCTTTCACAGGACAAAAGACAGCACTATTGCTTTATTAAAAAATTCAAATTAGGCGATTGGGGAGCAGAATCTCAAGCTGACTTTGAATATAAATCAAGAAAGCAAATGCTGATGATTAATGATTTAAAGAGATATGGGATTCAAGCATTAATCATTGAAGACTTCACAGAAATAACAGAAATATTAAAAGAGGTTGAAAATAGATTCAGAAAAAGAACTGTTTTTATCTCTGGAAGTGCAGAAGATTACGGAAGACTAAATAGACTTGAAGCTCAGACCTTTATTCATAACCTAAGTAAAGAGATTATTTCATCTGGATTTAGAATTGTCAATGGTTTTGGGTGGGGTGTTGGTAGTGCTGTCATTAATGGAGCCTTAGATGCAATCTATGAGAGACCAGATAAATATAGTGAAGACCAATTAATTATTAAGCCATTTCCCCAATTTAAAACAGGCAATAAAGACTTACCTGTGTTATGGGAAGAATATAGGCAACGAATGATAAAATTTGCAGGTATAGCAATTTTTATTTTTGGAAATAAACTTGATGAAAGCAAGAATATTATTAATGCTAATGGTGTTAAGCGTGAATTTGAAATTGCTATTGAAAGAGGTTTAATTCCAATTCCAATAGCTTCTACAGGTTTTATGTCAGAGGAAATATTTAACACTGTTATGGCAACTCCCCAAGAGTTCTATCCAAACCACGAATGGTTAATTCCGATTGTGAATGAATTTGCAAAAAGTGATATGACAATTCCTGACATCATAAAAACTGTAATATCTATAATTCAAAAAATTAACAAATAA